One genomic window of Anaerolineales bacterium includes the following:
- a CDS encoding nucleotide sugar dehydrogenase produces the protein MSKQKNSLPVAAQELINKFTKHEAHLGVIGLGYVGLPLVVVLAEAGYVVTGVDADADKVAHIQRGESYIEDVPGEKIAALVREGRISASTSYEALADIDGVSICVPTPLRKTGDPDLSYIVSATQSLVPYLHEGMVVVLESTTYPGTTREMVLPELEKEGLVVGEHIFLAFSPERVDPGREDWTTLNTPKVIGGITPVCTQVAATMYAQAMKNVVPASSTEVAEMAKLLENTFRAVNIALVNEMALMCDRLGIDVWEVIEAASTKPFGFMKFTPGPGLGGHCIPIDPLYLSWKLKSVKYNAHIIDLASEINTNMPRYVVQRIQNALNDQARAIRGSNLLVLGVAYKADVSDMRESPALDVIGLLREKGAQVAYYDPFVPSIRHEGWDLVSVSDLVPAVQEADCVVIITDHSEVDYAAVLQNARLIFDSRNALGRLGLDGPQVVKL, from the coding sequence ATGTCGAAGCAAAAGAATTCCTTGCCGGTTGCCGCGCAAGAATTGATAAACAAGTTTACGAAGCATGAGGCGCATCTCGGCGTTATCGGTTTGGGATACGTCGGCCTTCCATTGGTGGTCGTACTCGCCGAAGCCGGCTACGTCGTGACGGGAGTCGACGCGGACGCCGATAAGGTGGCACACATCCAACGCGGAGAAAGCTACATCGAAGACGTACCCGGCGAGAAGATCGCAGCCCTGGTTCGTGAAGGTCGTATCTCTGCCTCCACGTCGTACGAGGCGCTGGCAGACATCGACGGCGTGAGTATCTGCGTACCTACTCCGCTGCGGAAAACGGGCGATCCCGATCTGTCGTACATCGTTTCCGCAACGCAGTCTCTGGTCCCTTATTTACATGAAGGAATGGTCGTTGTGCTCGAATCGACGACCTACCCGGGCACGACTCGCGAAATGGTCCTGCCGGAATTGGAAAAGGAAGGGCTCGTCGTCGGGGAGCATATTTTCCTGGCTTTTTCCCCCGAACGCGTCGACCCGGGCCGGGAGGATTGGACCACGCTGAACACACCCAAGGTTATCGGAGGCATTACACCGGTCTGCACGCAGGTGGCGGCCACGATGTACGCACAGGCGATGAAAAACGTCGTGCCGGCCAGTTCTACGGAAGTGGCGGAGATGGCGAAGCTGCTCGAAAACACGTTTCGCGCCGTGAACATCGCCCTGGTAAACGAAATGGCGCTCATGTGTGACCGGCTGGGAATCGACGTGTGGGAGGTGATCGAGGCTGCGTCGACGAAGCCCTTCGGGTTCATGAAGTTCACGCCGGGCCCCGGATTGGGAGGGCACTGTATTCCCATCGACCCGCTGTATCTTTCTTGGAAGTTGAAGAGCGTTAAATACAACGCCCACATCATCGACCTGGCGAGTGAGATCAATACCAACATGCCCCGTTACGTCGTCCAACGCATCCAGAACGCTTTGAACGATCAAGCCAGGGCGATCCGCGGATCGAATCTACTCGTACTTGGCGTGGCGTACAAGGCCGACGTCTCCGACATGCGTGAGTCACCTGCGCTGGACGTGATCGGCTTGCTGCGCGAGAAAGGTGCGCAGGTGGCGTATTACGATCCGTTCGTGCCCTCGATCCGGCACGAAGGCTGGGATCTCGTTTCGGTTTCGGACCTCGTTCCTGCCGTACAAGAGGCGGACTGCGTCGTGATCATCACCGATCACAGCGAGGTCGATTACGCCGCTG
- a CDS encoding uracil-DNA glycosylase, with the protein MNAEEELKQVAAEVSVCVDCRLHHSRKNAVPGEGPANADLMFIGEGPGFHENEQGRPFVGAAGRFLEELLESIGMKREDVFIANVVKCRPPGNRDPQADEIDECSKYLERQIRAINPKVIVTLGRFSMGRYFPGARISTIHGQAHVVNHRLIVPMYHPAAALHQPSLRQVVQEDFSRLPEMIAKGESMPPSDAAPPVDAEQLNLF; encoded by the coding sequence GTGAATGCGGAGGAGGAACTAAAGCAGGTTGCTGCCGAGGTATCGGTTTGTGTCGATTGTAGGCTGCACCACTCACGCAAGAACGCTGTGCCCGGAGAAGGCCCGGCGAATGCCGATTTGATGTTCATCGGAGAAGGCCCGGGCTTTCATGAAAACGAACAAGGCCGTCCCTTCGTGGGCGCTGCAGGACGCTTTCTCGAAGAATTACTGGAAAGCATCGGTATGAAGCGTGAAGACGTTTTCATCGCAAATGTGGTTAAATGTAGACCGCCCGGCAATCGAGATCCTCAGGCCGACGAGATCGATGAATGCTCGAAGTACCTCGAGCGGCAAATCCGGGCCATAAATCCCAAGGTGATCGTTACCCTGGGACGGTTTTCGATGGGACGTTATTTTCCCGGGGCACGCATCAGCACCATTCACGGTCAGGCGCATGTCGTTAACCATCGCCTCATCGTGCCGATGTATCATCCTGCGGCGGCTTTACATCAACCTTCCTTGCGGCAGGTCGTGCAGGAGGATTTTTCCCGCCTGCCCGAGATGATCGCCAAGGGCGAAAGCATGCCGCCTTCCGACGCTGCTCCGCCTGTCGATGCGGAACAGCTCAATCTGTTCTAA
- the rimI gene encoding ribosomal protein S18-alanine N-acetyltransferase — protein MMIVAKSTTTIRPMTVEDISEVLEIDHLSFPISWSERSYRYELESNSAAQLLVAEYIHPDRVELVGYIGFWFVVDEVHISTLAVHPHYRRRGIGADLLADALDLAANLGGVVATLEVRTSNQVAMHLYQQFGFEVVGRRKNYYQDNREDAWLMKLDHLDEFRSVTGGSGT, from the coding sequence ATGATGATCGTAGCAAAATCCACAACGACCATTCGCCCGATGACGGTTGAGGACATATCAGAGGTCCTCGAGATCGACCATCTATCGTTTCCCATCTCCTGGTCGGAACGTTCCTATCGGTACGAGTTGGAAAGCAATTCGGCCGCTCAATTACTGGTGGCGGAATACATCCACCCGGATCGAGTCGAGCTGGTTGGTTACATCGGGTTCTGGTTCGTCGTCGATGAAGTGCATATCAGCACCCTGGCGGTTCACCCCCATTACCGACGCCGAGGCATCGGAGCAGATTTGCTGGCCGACGCACTCGATTTGGCCGCGAATCTGGGAGGCGTCGTCGCAACGTTGGAGGTAAGGACATCCAATCAGGTAGCCATGCATTTGTATCAGCAGTTCGGTTTCGAAGTCGTCGGGCGAAGGAAAAACTACTATCAAGATAACCGGGAAGACGCCTGGCTCATGAAGCTGGATCATTTGGACGAATTTCGATCCGTGACGGGAGGTTCTGGGACGTGA